In the genome of Synergistaceae bacterium, one region contains:
- a CDS encoding 2-isopropylmalate synthase, whose product MRRIKVFDTTLRDGEQSPGCSMNLSEKIVMAKQLDRLGVDIIEAGFAIASPMDFKSIQAIAQAASNCVIASLARCNKNDINAAWDAVKDAKKPRIHVFIATSDVHMQYKLRLTREQVLQTISEMVSYAKSKCDDIEFSAEDASRSDKEFLAQAFSNAIAAGATTINVPDTVGYSTPQEMAELINYLREHVAGIENVDISVHCHNDLGMGVANSLACIKAGASQVECTVNGIGERAGNASLEEIAMALHTRRDFYDADTNINTREIYKSSRLLSNITGVPIAPTKPIVGANAFAHEAGIHQHGMITNAQTYEIMNPDEIGIPHRALVLGKHSGKHALRERLETMGYEIPDEELEDIFTRFKKLADAKKVITSSDLEALTLHRSRIVKTEGNAAPLCHLVSHSITSGSDIPKLSYVKIERDNKFMEGVEFGAGPLDAAFKAVNKMLGVEARLEDFSVRAVTEGEDSIGEAVVKISSSATGEMYTGSGISTDIVEASLQAYINGVNKMFEAGENL is encoded by the coding sequence ATGCGTAGAATTAAAGTTTTCGATACTACTTTGCGTGACGGCGAACAGTCCCCCGGCTGCAGCATGAATCTTAGCGAGAAAATTGTTATGGCCAAGCAGCTTGATAGACTCGGAGTTGACATTATCGAGGCAGGTTTTGCAATCGCTTCACCGATGGACTTCAAGAGCATTCAAGCAATCGCACAGGCAGCTTCAAATTGTGTAATAGCTTCTCTTGCACGCTGTAACAAGAACGACATTAACGCAGCTTGGGACGCAGTAAAAGACGCAAAGAAACCCCGAATACACGTTTTTATCGCTACAAGTGATGTTCATATGCAATATAAATTAAGATTGACACGCGAACAAGTTTTGCAGACTATTTCAGAAATGGTGAGCTATGCAAAATCTAAATGTGATGACATAGAGTTTTCTGCGGAAGATGCTTCACGGTCGGATAAAGAATTTCTCGCGCAGGCCTTCTCTAACGCAATCGCAGCAGGTGCCACAACAATTAACGTCCCTGATACTGTCGGATATTCTACACCTCAAGAAATGGCCGAGTTGATTAATTATTTGCGTGAACATGTTGCAGGCATTGAAAATGTTGATATTTCTGTGCATTGTCATAATGATTTAGGAATGGGAGTCGCAAATTCCTTAGCGTGCATTAAGGCCGGAGCTTCACAAGTCGAATGCACTGTAAACGGAATCGGCGAGAGAGCAGGAAACGCCAGCCTTGAAGAAATTGCTATGGCACTTCACACAAGACGCGATTTTTACGACGCTGACACGAATATTAATACGCGCGAAATTTATAAATCAAGCCGTCTACTCAGCAACATTACAGGAGTCCCAATTGCACCGACAAAACCTATTGTAGGCGCAAACGCATTCGCACATGAGGCCGGAATACATCAGCATGGAATGATTACGAACGCTCAGACTTACGAAATTATGAATCCTGACGAAATCGGAATCCCTCATAGAGCATTAGTACTCGGCAAGCATTCAGGCAAACACGCACTACGCGAGAGACTCGAAACTATGGGCTATGAAATTCCTGATGAGGAGCTTGAAGACATTTTCACGCGCTTCAAGAAATTAGCAGACGCTAAGAAAGTTATCACAAGTTCAGATTTAGAGGCTTTGACTCTGCACCGTTCAAGAATCGTCAAGACAGAAGGAAACGCAGCACCGTTATGTCATTTAGTGAGTCATTCTATAACATCAGGCAGCGACATCCCGAAATTGTCATATGTGAAAATTGAGCGCGATAATAAATTTATGGAAGGAGTCGAGTTCGGCGCAGGACCTCTTGACGCAGCATTTAAAGCAGTCAATAAAATGTTAGGCGTTGAGGCAAGACTCGAAGATTTCAGCGTTAGGGCAGTAACAGAAGGCGAGGACTCAATCGGTGAAGCTGTCGTAAAAATTTCAAGTTCTGCAACCGGTGAAATGTACACTGGCTCTGGAATTTCTACGGACATTGTAGAAGCGTCATTGCAGGCATATATAAACGGCGTTAATAAAATGTTTGAGGCCGGAGAGAATTTATAA